One genomic region from Brachionichthys hirsutus isolate HB-005 chromosome 24, CSIRO-AGI_Bhir_v1, whole genome shotgun sequence encodes:
- the LOC137912283 gene encoding high affinity cGMP-specific 3',5'-cyclic phosphodiesterase 9A-like, with protein sequence METKIIHFMVHGRLERAEFGSECPAADVKDLFQAAAEAEPHHILKMYDTNGSLVNITPQLEANGEDSYYRLEAVASDLKRVGTPPELDDMEHRLHRLERKVIEDVGSVPEVLREMKTHVESFKEKLESLEHLSWMGLFKTDRDQRLADPKPPTQQPSVPDGREQVHRRFLHMSSLQVTEEVKEHLKTPLFDNWQWEEAEMLVLLQVMFADLDFLALLHIELDVLQNFLFEVYCHYNNVPFHNFRHCFCVTQMMYGLIWLTDLRSHFPPLDLLVMLTSALCHDLDHPGYSNVFQINAQTHLARRYNNVSPLENHHCTMAFGILSEPERNILKNLSGEQYRHIRAGMIRCILATDMARHNDILLRFRVTQPIFDFTNEEHREVLMKIMLKVSDISNEARPMAVAEPWLDCLLQEFFNQSDTEKLQGLPVTPFMDRDQVSKPSSQTNFIQFVLLPLFTELTKLFPCLEQHILVPVQRALDFYSDMERVTKQEKEQEELELL encoded by the exons ATGGAAACTAAAATCATCCACTTCATGGTCCACGGGCGGCTGGAGCGCGCCGAGTTTGGAAGCGAGTGCCCTGCGGCAGACGTGAAAG ATCTGTTccaggcggcggcggaggcggagcctcaCCACATCCTGAAGATGTACGACACCAACGGCAGCCTGGTGAACATCACCCCCCAGCTGGAGGCCAACGGCGAGGACTCGTACTACCGGCTGGAAGCGGTGGCGTCCGACCTAAAGC GAGTGGGGACGCCCCCGGAGTTGGACGACATGGAGCACAG GCTACACCGTCTGGAGAGGAAAGTGATTGAAGATGTTGGGAGCGTTCCTGAGGTCCTCCGTGAGATGAAGACTCACGTGGAGTCCTtcaaggagaagctggag AGTCTGGAGCACCTGAGCTGGATGGGTCTGTTTAAGACCGACCGAGACCAGCGCCTCGCCGACCCAAAACCACCGACCCAGCAGCCGAGCGTGCCGGACGGACGAGAACAAGTCCACCGGAGGTTCCTGCACATGAG CTCACTGCAGGTGACGGAGGAAGTGAAAGAGCATCTGAAAACGCCCCTCTTTGATAACTG GCAGTGGGAGGAGGCAGAGATGCTGGTGCTGCTCCAGGTGATGTTCGCTGACCTGGACTTCCTGGCGCTGTTGCACATCGAGCTGGATGTCCtgcagaacttcctgtttgaggTCTACTGCCACTACAACAACGTCCCCTTCCACAACTTCAGGCACTGCTTCTGCGTCACTCAGATG ATGTATGGCCTGATCTGGCTCACAGACCTCCGCAGTCACTTCCCACCACTGGATCTGTTGGTCATGCTGACCTCGGCTCTGTGCCACGACCTGGACCACCCGGGCTACAGCAACGTCTTCCAG ATCAACGCCCAGACCCACTTAGCTCGGCGCTACAACAACGTCTCCCCGTTGGAGAACCACCACTGCACCATGGCCTTCGGCATCCTGTCCGAG CCGGAGCGCAACATCCTGAAGAACCTGAGCGGCGAGCAGTACCGACACATCCGTGCAGGAATGATCAG GTGCATTCTGGCCACCGACATGGCGAGACACAACGACATCCTCCTCCGGTTCCGCGTCACGCAGCCGATCTTCGACTTCACCAACGAGGAGCACAGAGAAGTG CTAATGAAGATCATGCTGAAGGTGAGCGACATCTCCAACGAGGCGAGGCCCATGGCGGTGGCCGAACCCTGGCTGGACTGTCTGCTGCAGGAGTTCTTCAACCAG AGTGACACAGAGAAGCTCCAGGGACTTCCTGTGACCCCCTTCATGGATAGAGACCAGGTGTCTAAACCATCGTCCCAAACCAACTTCATCCAATTTGTCCTCCTGCCACTCTTCACAGAGCTCACCAAGCTGTTCCCCTGTCTGGAG CAACACATTCTGGTGCCGGTGCAACGAGCTTTGGACTTCTACTCTGACATGGAAAGAGTCACCaagcaggagaaggagcaggaggaactcGAACTGCTTTAA